The Rhizobium rhododendri nucleotide sequence GCAAACTCGGGTGCGTTGACGGCGACGAAGTCGCGCGCTGCCGGCCGGCGGCGCGGCACGGACGTCTCGACAACTTCATAGGCAGACGTGTCGCTGAGGAGTGCCTTCAGTGCGTTGGCATTCATCTTGTGGCCACCGCGGTACGAGCGGTAGCAGCCGATGAACTGCGTGCCGGCAAGGGCAAGATCGCCAACAGCATCGAGCGTCTTGTGACGCACGAACTCGTCCTTGGCATAGCGCAGGCCCTCGACATTGATGACCGTGTTGTCGTCTGAGATGACGACCGAATTTTCCAGCGACGAACCGAGCGCATGACCGGATGCCCAGAGACGCTCGACATCGCGCATGAAGCCAAAAGTCCGGGCGCGCGACAGTTCTTTCTTGAAGGTCTCGGCGTTCAGGTCGCCTTCCCACTTCTGGCGGCCGATCAGCGGGCAATCGAAATCGATTTCGACTTCGAAGCGCGTGCCGTCATAGGGGCGGAACTCGCACCATGAGCCACCCGATTCGATGCGAACCGGCTTGACGATGCGGATGTAGCGGCGCTTGACGCCGAGTGGCACGATGCCGGTCTGCTCGAAAGCTTCGATGAACGGATACGAGCTGCCATCCATGATCGGCATCTCGGCGCCCTGGACTTCGACCACAACGTTGTCGAGGCCGATGGCATAGATTGCCGCCATGACATGCTCGACGGTCGCGACAGAACGGGCAGCCGAAAAGCCGAGAACGGTGCACAGATCGGTGTTGCCGACCTGCGAGGATACGGCGCGAAGCTCAGTGACATCGCCGTTATCGTGGATGCGCTGGAAAACGACGCCGGTGTCGGCTTCGGCAGGAAGAAAGGTGATCGACACGTTGGCGCCGGAATGAACGCCGATGCCGGAGAGTGTGACGGGGGCTGCAACAGTTGTCTGAAAACCCAGCAATCCAATTGCCATTTACGTTCTGCCTTATCATCCTGCACCGAACCGACTTGCTTTTGAGAGACTGCGATGTCGTGGTTCGGTCTGTTACTTGGCACGAAATTCAAAGTTGATCCGAAGAGCGGATGCGATTCCGTAGTGCGCTTGGTATCTACATACGCGCCACGCCGCGGCAAACCAAATCACTGTTTCTTTCGCAATGTAACGGAATCAGGTCACTGAAATTCCTAGGTAATTTCGCGCGGCACAGGCCAGATAAAACATAACCCCCGGAGCAGATATCTGCGCCGGGGGCCAAAGTTTGCGGGGCTGCCGGATCAGTTCGACTGACGGCGCAGGAATGCCGGGATCTCGAGCTGGTCGTCTTCATTGCTCATGCGCGGCTGTGGCTGCTGGCGACCGTGATCGTCAAGCTGGCCGCGACGCGGAGCATAGAGGCTGGCCTCTGCGGACAGCGGCCGGCGCTGCTGCGAAGCCGCAGTCGGTGCCGGAGCGGTCATGTCGGCGGAAACATCGTCCTCGTCGCGACGACCAAGCGAATTGGTGATTCGCTTCAGCAGACCCATCGGGCCGCGTTCTTCGGCAGCGGCATGGTTCGGCTGTGCACGATGATCCATCTCGGCTTTGACGACCGGAGAGAAATCCTCGACCTTTGGCATGCGGACCGCTTCCGCGGTCTGGCGGACCATCGGATCCTGGCGCATCGGTGCAGGCTGCGGAGCCTGCATGACGGGCTGCTGCATGACCGGAGCCGGCTGCGGTGCGGGTGCCGACTGACGCAGCACCGGTGCTGCGGCTTCCGGGGCTGCGAAGATACGGCTCTGCGGGCGGAAGGTTTCTTCCTGCATCACAGGCTGCTGGACCGGCTGGGGAGCTGGCGCAACCTGGCGGGTGGTCAGCATTTCCAGTTCGCGTTCCATGTCGGCTTCCGCCATGCGGATCGTCTGGGCGATAGGATCGGCAGCCTTTGGTGCCTGCGCGACATAGGCAGGCTGAGCAGCGGCCGGTGCCGGGGCAACGGCCGCAGAAGGACGGACAATCGGCTTCGGTGCGGAGCGGAGTTCCATGTTCCGTTCGGCTGTCATGTTCATCGCACGGTCGATGCCGGTGGCAACGACGGAGACGCGGATGATGCCTTCGAGCGATTCGTCGAACGTTGCGCCGAGGATGATGTTGGCGTCCGGATCGACTTCCTCACGGATGCGGGTCGCAGCTTCGTCGACTTCGAACAGCGTCAGGTCACGGCCGCCGGTGATCGAGATCAGCAGGCCCTGTGCACCCTTCATAGAGGTTTCGTCGAGCAGCGGGTTGGCGATCGCAGCTTCTGCAGCCTGCATGGCGCGGCCGTTGCCCGATGCTTCGCCGGTGCCCATCATTGCACGGCCCATTTCGCGCATGACGGAACGAACGTCGGCGAAGTCGAGGTTGATGAGACCTTCCTTGACCATCAGGTCGGTGATGCAGGCAACGCCCGAATAGAGAACCTGGTCGGCCATGGCGAACGCATCGGCGAACGTCGTTTTGTCGTTGGCGATCCGGAACAGGTTCTGGTTCGGGATGACGATCAGGGTGTCGACCGACTTCTGCAGTTCCTGGATACCCATTTCGGCCAGACGCATGCGGCGTCCACCTTCGAAGTGGAACGGCTTGGTGACGACGCCAACCGTCAGGATGCCCTTGTTGCGGGCGGCCTGGGCGACGACGGGAGCAGCACCGGTGCCCGTACCACCGCCCATGCCGGCGGTGACGAAGCACATATGCGTGCCCTGCAGGTGATCGACGATCTCGTCGATGCACTCTTCAGCGGCAGCGCGGCCGACTTCCGGCTGCGAGCCGGCGCCGAGGCCTTCCGTGACGTTGACGCCGAGCTGGATGATCCGCTGTGCCTTGGTCATGGTCAGCGCCTGCGCATCTGTATTGGCGACCACGAAGTCGACGCCCTGGAGGCCGGCTGTGATCATGTTGTTGACGGCATTGCCGCCACCGCCACCGACACCGAACACGGTGATGCGGGGCTTAAGCTCGGTGATATCTGGCTTCTGCAGCTTGATCGTCATGGTACCGTTCCTTCTTGTCTATGACCGCGTCGCCACGCCAGCCAATTCACTCAATGTGCTCGCCCGTGCCGGAAGGCATTGCCGCCCGGCCCGGAAACTCAAAAACTTTCTTTCAGCCACTGCCCGACCCGGGCAATGCGGCTGTTGTTGCCGCCGAGCGACGAAAGCAGACCGCTGCCGCCCATATGCGTTTCCAGATCCGCCACCTGCGGATAGATCATCAGGCCGACCGCCGTCGAAAAGGCAGGTCCCTTGGCTGCCGTCGGCAGGCCGGAAATGCCCATCGGGCGGCCGATGCGGACGTTCCGCGCGAGGATATGGCGCGCCACTTCCGGCAGGCCGGTCAGCTGGCTCGCACCACCCGTCAGCACGACGCGCTTTCCGACGATCGGGCTGAAGCCCGAGCGCTGGATACGGTCGCGGATCAGCTCCAGCGTTTCCTCGATACGGGCGCTGACGATGCGCGATACCAGCGCACGCGGCACCTGGGTCGGCTGGTCGCGGTCATCCTCGCCAATTGGCGGGATGGAAATCATTTCGCGGTCGTCGCCCGGATTGGGCAGCGCCGAAGCGTGCACGACCTTCAGCCGTTCTGCGTCCTCGATACGGGTCGACAGGCCACGGGCCAGATCGGTCGTGACGTGATGACCGCCGATGCTGACCGCATCCGTGTGCACGAGCTTGCCTTCGGCAAACACCGAGATCGTAGTGGTGCCGCCGCCCATGTCGATGGCGGCGCATCCGAGTTCGACCTCGTCGTCGACCAGGGCAGCCAGACCGCTGGCATAAGGCGTTGCCACCATGCCCTCGACCGACAGGTGGGCACGGTTGACGCTGAGTTCGAGATTGCGCAATGCCGAGCGCTCAGCCGTCACCACATGCATGTCGACGCCAAGCGCGTCGCCGAACATCGCCAGCGGATCGCGAACGCCGCGCTCGCCGTCGAGCGAGTAGCCCGTCGCCAGCGAATGCAGGATGGCACGATCCTGGCGCAGCGATTGCTGGCAGGCGGCCGTCAGGACCTTCTTCAGATCGGTGGCTTCGACTTCCTGACCGCCGAGATCGATGGTTGCCGTATAGATGTCGCTTCCGAGGCGACCGGCCGAGACGTTGACGATCAGGCTCTCGACCGTCAGGCCCGCCATTCGCTCGGCAGCGTCGACCGCAAGGCGGATGACGCCTTCGACTGCATCGAGATCGGCGATGACGCCCGTCTTGATGCCGCGTGAGCGCTGGTGGCCGATGCCGATGATTTCGATGTTGTGCGTGCGGCCGGGAAGAACCTGCGTTTCCTCGCGCGGCGTCAGCCGACCGATCATGCAGACGATCTTCGTCGAGCCGATGTCGAGCACGGAGACGATATGCGAGCGCTTCGACGAAAGCGGCTTCAGGCGCGGCAAGCCGAAATGGGACGAACCGAATAAGCTCATGTGTCTTGTCCCGCCTTTTTCAGAGCCTTGGTTCTCAAATCCAGCGCCGCCTGTCGGCGCACCATCGCATCCGGCGTCAGTTCCACCGTCGTGCGATCTTCGAGACGAAGGTCGACGGCAGCGATGTCGCGCGCCAGAAGGTTCTGTTCCTTGTCCAGCTTTGCCAGCTTTGCGAGCGCCTGCTGCAGGTCGTCTTCCGGCAGCTTGATGACGATGCCGCTGTCGAGATAGAGATCCCAGCGGCGACCGGCGACACGCACAAAAGCCTTGACGTGGCTGCGAAGGTCCGGCCAGGCGGCAAACATGTCACCGACCGAAGTCGCGGCCTTCTCGGCTTCGCGCCCGACGAACAATGGCAGGGACGCAAACTTGTTGTCGCGCAGCGGCGCGATGACCGTACCGTTCTGCTCGATCAGCGAAAGCTCGGCGCCGTGCTGCCAGATACCGTAAGCGGCCTTCTCCTTGAGCTTCACCTCGATGGTCTTCGGATAGACCTTGCGAACCTCGACGTTTTCGACCCAGGGAAGGCTGGCAATCTTCTGGCGCGCGGCATCGACGTCGAGTGCGACAAGCGATGTCGTGCCATCGAGGCCGAGAAGCTGCAGGATTTCGATTTCAGAAGTCTGGTCGTTGCCCGAAACCTTGACGTCCTCGATAGCAAAGCCGGCTGCCGCCGTCGTTGCCTGGGCGACAGTCTGCGTATGACCGCCGAGCGACATGCCGTAGAGGCCTGTCGCGGCAAGGAAAGCTATGGCGGAGACAGTGCCGAGATGTGGTGGAACGTAGATGCGCCCGGAGCCGAGGCTCACCAGGAAACGCACGGCACGACGGAGCGGCCGCGGCAGGACGAACAGGTCCTCCGGCTGATCGAACAGCACCGGAGCACGGTGCCTCGAGCGCTTCATCCTTTTGACCGTCAACGCAAACATGACGCGTCCTCCACCATCCACCGGAGAAATTCGCCAAACGAGTAGCCGGCGTGGCCTGCCATTTCCGGCACAAGCGAAGTCGGGGTCATGCCGGGCTGGGTATTGATCTCTAGCCAGATAAGTTCACCATCCTCGGAAAAGCGGTCGTCGTAGCGAAAGTCTGATCGTGTGACTCCGCGGCAGCCGATTGCTTGATGCGCCGTTAACGCTAATCTTTGTATTTTTTGGTAAATATTTGGTGAAATTTCTGCGGGAATTACGTGTTTCGAGCCGCCTGCGACATATTTCGAGTCATAGTCATAGAAGCTGTGTCCCTGCGGCACGATCTCGGTGACTGCCAAAGCCTTGTCGCCCATGACGCCACAGGTGAACTCGCGGCCGGCAATGTAGCGCTCGACCAGCACGTCGTCGCCGTAGCGCCATTCCGACGACGTGATAACCTGCGGCGGGTGCGCCTGGTCTTCCTTGACGATGACGACGCCGAAGCTCGAACCTTCCCGGACCGGCTTGACAACATAGGGTGCCGGCATCGGATGCTCGGACCCGAAGTCGAAACGGCTCATCAGCAATGATTCGGCAACCGGCACGCCGGCATCGGCAGCCACCAGCTTGGCGCGCGACTTGTCCATCGCCAGCGCAGACGCAGCCACGCCGGAATGGGTATAGGGGATCTGCAGGTATTCAAGCACGCCCTGGATCGTGCCGTCTTCACCGAAGGGGCCATGCAGGGCGTTGAAGACGACATCGGGCGCAAGATCGGCGAGCCGCGCCGAGATATCGCGATCGACATCGATCAGCGAGATCCGGTAGCCCTGCCCTTCGAGAGCGTCAGCGCATGCCTTCCCCGACGACAGGCTGACCGGCCGTTCCGAGGAAAAACCGCCAAACAGGACGGCTACATGCTTCTCACTCATCGATACCCCCAAAAATACAGCTCTTTGCGACAGCACGCTTGCGCGAAGCTTTTACCGGGCGATTCCACCGGCTTCTGAATGAGCCTATTAGAGCGTCATTATAGTTAACGAAGCGTTTACTTTGGTTAACCCGATGCATCTTTTGCCGCCACCGACCCAAAAGAATCAAAATCCCGATGGCAATTACCCTCTTGGAATCAGAGCTTTAGATCCGTGGCAAGAGGCGCCTTCGATTTTCTTAATCCTGGACATCACCCCGGCGGGAGCCTCCGATCCGAGATATGCAACCCCTGCGATACCGGAGTGATTGCGAGTAACGGCAGACGCGTCGCCGGTTCGACTTGAGATCCCTGCGGATCAGCCGGAGACACCCGACGATGCGGACATTATTGTGCGACGCATCAACGATTTCGTTCGGGAAATTGCTACTTTGGCGTTTGCGCCGGTCTTAAATTGCGTTAAGGCCCGTGAAGTTGAACTTAGCATTCCGGATTGGTAGGAAAATGAAACAAGCGATATCGCCATTATCGCCGGCTCCCTCGTCGCGAAACAGTGCCTCCCTGAATTCGCCGTCACGCGTTCTGCTGGCAAGCCTGATCGGCACCACCATCGAATTCTTCGACTTTTACGTTTACGCGACGGCTGCAGTCCTCGTTTTCCCGACGCTGTTCTTTCCGACCAGCGATCCGACCACCGGCGTCCTGCAATCATTCGCGACTTTTTCAATCGCCTTCTTCGCCCGTCCTATCGGCGCCATCGTGTTCGGCCATTTTGGTGACCGCATCGGCCGCAAGGTGACGCTCGTTGCAGCCCTCATGACCATGGGCATCTCGACGGTACTGATCGGCTTCCTGCCCTCCTACGCCTCGATCGGCGTGGCCGCGCCTCTGCTGCTGGCGATCTGCCGCTTTGGCCAGGGCTTCGGTCTCGGGGGCGAGTGGGGCGGCGCGGTGCTGCTGGCGACGGAGAATGCGCCGGAGGGCAAGCGCTCCTGGTACGGCATGTTCCCGCAACTCGGTGCACCCGTCGGCCTGTTCCTGTCGTCGGCCGTCTTCTGGCTGCTGCTGCACTTCATCTCCCAGGAAGACTTCATCACCTGGGGCTGGCGCGTGCCGTTCATCGCCTCGATCATCCTGATCGGCATCGGCCTCTGGGTCCGTCTGTCGATCACCGAGACCCCGGAGTTCAGCGAAGCCGTCGCCCGCAAGGAGCGTGTTGCCGTTCCCGTGGTCGAAATCCTGAAGAACCACAAGCGCAGCCTTGTCCTCGGCACCTTCGTGGCGCTGGCAACCTTCGTGCTCTTCTACATCGGCACGGCCTACCTGCTGTCCTACAACGTCAAGGTCCTGAAGATCAGCTTCCTCGACGCGCTTCTCGTGCAGATCGTCGCCTCGGTGTTCTTCGGCATCTTCTGCCCGATCGCCGGCAAGCTGTCGGACCGCTTTGGCCGCCGCACCGTGCTCGTCGCCACGACGGTCGCGATCGGTGTCTTCTCGTTCTTCCTGCAGACCCTGCTGACCGGTGGCCTCACCGAGATCTACATCTTCGCAGCTGTCAGCATGGCATTGATGGGGATGACCTACGGCCCGATCGGAACTGCGCTGGCAGCGCCGTTCCCGGTGGCAGTGCGCTACACCGGCGCCTCCATCACCTTCAACTTTGCCGGCATCTTCGGCGCCTCGCTGGCACCCTTTATCGCCACCTGGCTCGCCAGCAACTACGGCCTTGCCTATGTCGGCTACTATATGGCAATCGCCGCCTTCATCACGCTGATCTGCATCCTGCTCTCAGGCAACGAAGAGATCTGATCCACACAATCGCATCGAAAAAGGCCGCGAAACATCTGTTTCGCGGCCTTTTTTTCTAACTAAGTATCGGTTCCCAGCAGGCGCTCTGCTATTTACCTACTCCGTCGTCACACCATGGAACGGACGAACCTCGCGGCCATCCATGAAGGTTCCGAGCCGTTTGATTTCCCATTCCAGCTTGACGCCGGATTTCTCGAACACCTCGCGGCGAACCTGCTCGCCGAGATATTCCAGATCGTAGCCAGTCGCCTGGCCCATGTTGATCATGAAATTGCAATGCAGCGACGACATCTGCGCGCCGCCGATGACGAGACCACGGCAGCCGGCCTCGTCGATGACTTCCCAGGCGGAAAGGCCCGGCGGGTTCTTGAACGTCGAGCCGCCGGTCTTTTCGCGGACCGGCTGAACGGTCTCGCGATGATTGCGCACGGCATCCATGTCGGCACGGATCTTGGCCTTGTCCTCGGTATAACCCTCGAACACCACATCGGTGAAGATCAGGTCGGCCGACGCTGACGAATGGCGGTAGGTGTAGCCCATGTCGGCATTGCTCAGCACATGCTTGTTGCCGCTGCGATCAACAGCATGGACCTCGACCAGCCGGTCGCAGGTCTCGACGCCATTGGCGCCGGCATTCATGCGCGCCGCACCGCCGATCGAGCCCGGGATGCCGTAGTAGAAATGGAAACCGCCGATGCTGTTATCCATGGCCATGGCGGCGACATGCTTGTCGGGGCAGATGGCCCCCGCCTTGATACGGTTTTCCCCGGCCAGTTCGAGCGAGCCAAACCCCTTGGCAGACAGCCGCAGCACGACGCCGGGAATACCGCCGTCACGCACGAGGATGTTCGAGCCGACACCGACGACCATCAGCGGCACTTCCGGAGGCAACAGCTTCAGGAAGGTGACGAGGTCATCCGTATCGTGGGGCTGGAACATAAGCTCCGCCAATCCGCCGGCACGAAACCAGGTGACGCGATCCATCGGTGCATCCGGCGTCAACCGTCCGCGAATATTCTTGACGCCGTCGCCCAAAGACGCGAGCAGCTTTTCTCCATTGACCTGCTTCATGCGGATTTACCCGAAAGGCCTTCCAGTTCCTGTGGCAACGCTGCGGCCCAATAGGTTATGCTGCCAGCCCCTAACAAAACCACAAAATCGCCCGGCTTTGCAATCTCCGCGACCATTCCGGCCAAACGATCCGGCGAAGGCAGGTAACGGGCGTCGCGATGGCCGCCGGCCTTGATGCGCGACACCAGGGCTTCCGAATCGACGCCCTCGATCGGTTCCTCGCCGGCCGAGTAGACCGGCGCGAGGAAGATGCTGTCGGCGTCGTTGAAGCAGGCGGCGAATTCCTCGAACAAGCTCGAAAGCCGCGTAAAACGGTGCGGCTGGTGAACGGCGATGATCCGGCCGGAGCACGATTCGCGCGCCGCCTTCAAAACCGCTTTGATCTCGACCGGATGATGCCCGTAATCGTCGAAGATCTTCACGCCATTCCACTCGCCGGTCAGCGTGAAGCGGCGCTTGACGCCGCCGAACGCCGCAAGGCCACGGGCTATGTCTTCGTTGGAAATGCCGAGCCGGTTGGCAACGGCAATGGCCGCGGTGGCATTGGCGATATTGTGACGGCCTGGCATCGGCAACACGAGATCCTTGATCTCGATAACCTTGCCGGTGCGGCGGCGACGGATTTCGATGTCGAACAGCGACCGCGTCCCGTCGATGCGGACATTCATGAAGCGCACGTCGGCCTGCGGGTTCTCCCCATAGGTGATGACCTTGCGGTCCTCGATACGGCCGACGAGCGTCTGGACTTCCGGATGATCGAGGCACAGCACCCCGAAACCATAGAACGGGACATTTTCGACAAACTGCCGGAAAGCAGCCCGTACGGCATCGAAGGTGCCGTAGTGATCGAGATGCTCGGGATCGATGTTGGTGATAACGGCGACGTCTGCCGGCAGCTTCAGGAAGGTGCCGTCCGATTCGTCGGCCTCGACCACCATCCACTCGCCCTCGCCCATGCGGGCATTGGTGCCGTAGGCGTTGATGATGCCGCCGTTGATGACGGTTGGATCGAGTCCACCTGCTTCGAGCAGCGTCGCCACCATAGAGGTCGTGGTTGTCTTGCCGTGCGTGCCGCCAATGGCAATCGCATTGCGGAAGCGCATCAGCTCGGCCAGCATTTCGGCGCGGCGAACCACTGGCAGCAGCTTTTCGCGCGCGGCGATCAGTTCCGGGTTATCCTTCCTGATGGCGGTCGAGACCACCACCACTTCGGCTTCACCCAAGTTCTCCGCCTTGTGGCCGATGAGAACCTCGATGCCCTTGGCGCGCAGGCGCTGGACATTGGCGCTGTCCGCCTGGTCCGACCCCTGCACCTTGTGGCCGAGATTGTGCAGCACCTCGGCGATGCCGCTCATGCCGATGCCGCCGATGCCGATGAAATGTACGAGGCCGATGGCCTTAGGCAGCTTCATGCGCCTGCCCCCTTGAATTCTGCAATTGAACGTTTGTCGGCAATAGCCTCTACAAGATCCGCGAGCAAGTTTGCTGCCTCCGGCTTCCCCGTCGATTTCGCAGCAGCGGCCATCTTGGCGAGCTTTTCGGGCGAATTCATCGAGCCTCGCAAGATCGCCGACAGTTTTTCCGACGAGAGCTCCGACTGTGCAATGACCTTGGCTCCGCCATTCGCGGCAAGCGCTGCGGCATTGGCCGCCTGGTCGTGGTCGAGAGCATAGGGATAAGGCACGAGGATCGCCGGTCGGCCGATGACCGCAAGCTCGGAGACCGTCGAGGCGCCGGAGCGGCAAATCACGAGGTGGGCAGCCGCAATCCGCTCGGCCATGTCGTTGAAGAACGGCGCGATGTCTGCTCCCATCTGCAGATGGACGACGCAGTTATTGACCGTCTCCATGTCCTCGACCCGCACCTGCTGGGTGATCCGCAGCCGGT carries:
- the lpxC gene encoding UDP-3-O-acyl-N-acetylglucosamine deacetylase; translated protein: MAIGLLGFQTTVAAPVTLSGIGVHSGANVSITFLPAEADTGVVFQRIHDNGDVTELRAVSSQVGNTDLCTVLGFSAARSVATVEHVMAAIYAIGLDNVVVEVQGAEMPIMDGSSYPFIEAFEQTGIVPLGVKRRYIRIVKPVRIESGGSWCEFRPYDGTRFEVEIDFDCPLIGRQKWEGDLNAETFKKELSRARTFGFMRDVERLWASGHALGSSLENSVVISDDNTVINVEGLRYAKDEFVRHKTLDAVGDLALAGTQFIGCYRSYRGGHKMNANALKALLSDTSAYEVVETSVPRRRPAARDFVAVNAPEFAPWSA
- the ftsZ gene encoding cell division protein FtsZ, which codes for MTIKLQKPDITELKPRITVFGVGGGGGNAVNNMITAGLQGVDFVVANTDAQALTMTKAQRIIQLGVNVTEGLGAGSQPEVGRAAAEECIDEIVDHLQGTHMCFVTAGMGGGTGTGAAPVVAQAARNKGILTVGVVTKPFHFEGGRRMRLAEMGIQELQKSVDTLIVIPNQNLFRIANDKTTFADAFAMADQVLYSGVACITDLMVKEGLINLDFADVRSVMREMGRAMMGTGEASGNGRAMQAAEAAIANPLLDETSMKGAQGLLISITGGRDLTLFEVDEAATRIREEVDPDANIILGATFDESLEGIIRVSVVATGIDRAMNMTAERNMELRSAPKPIVRPSAAVAPAPAAAQPAYVAQAPKAADPIAQTIRMAEADMERELEMLTTRQVAPAPQPVQQPVMQEETFRPQSRIFAAPEAAAPVLRQSAPAPQPAPVMQQPVMQAPQPAPMRQDPMVRQTAEAVRMPKVEDFSPVVKAEMDHRAQPNHAAAEERGPMGLLKRITNSLGRRDEDDVSADMTAPAPTAASQQRRPLSAEASLYAPRRGQLDDHGRQQPQPRMSNEDDQLEIPAFLRRQSN
- the ftsA gene encoding cell division protein FtsA; translated protein: MSLFGSSHFGLPRLKPLSSKRSHIVSVLDIGSTKIVCMIGRLTPREETQVLPGRTHNIEIIGIGHQRSRGIKTGVIADLDAVEGVIRLAVDAAERMAGLTVESLIVNVSAGRLGSDIYTATIDLGGQEVEATDLKKVLTAACQQSLRQDRAILHSLATGYSLDGERGVRDPLAMFGDALGVDMHVVTAERSALRNLELSVNRAHLSVEGMVATPYASGLAALVDDEVELGCAAIDMGGGTTTISVFAEGKLVHTDAVSIGGHHVTTDLARGLSTRIEDAERLKVVHASALPNPGDDREMISIPPIGEDDRDQPTQVPRALVSRIVSARIEETLELIRDRIQRSGFSPIVGKRVVLTGGASQLTGLPEVARHILARNVRIGRPMGISGLPTAAKGPAFSTAVGLMIYPQVADLETHMGGSGLLSSLGGNNSRIARVGQWLKESF
- a CDS encoding cell division protein FtsQ/DivIB: MFALTVKRMKRSRHRAPVLFDQPEDLFVLPRPLRRAVRFLVSLGSGRIYVPPHLGTVSAIAFLAATGLYGMSLGGHTQTVAQATTAAAGFAIEDVKVSGNDQTSEIEILQLLGLDGTTSLVALDVDAARQKIASLPWVENVEVRKVYPKTIEVKLKEKAAYGIWQHGAELSLIEQNGTVIAPLRDNKFASLPLFVGREAEKAATSVGDMFAAWPDLRSHVKAFVRVAGRRWDLYLDSGIVIKLPEDDLQQALAKLAKLDKEQNLLARDIAAVDLRLEDRTTVELTPDAMVRRQAALDLRTKALKKAGQDT
- a CDS encoding D-alanine--D-alanine ligase, translated to MSEKHVAVLFGGFSSERPVSLSSGKACADALEGQGYRISLIDVDRDISARLADLAPDVVFNALHGPFGEDGTIQGVLEYLQIPYTHSGVAASALAMDKSRAKLVAADAGVPVAESLLMSRFDFGSEHPMPAPYVVKPVREGSSFGVVIVKEDQAHPPQVITSSEWRYGDDVLVERYIAGREFTCGVMGDKALAVTEIVPQGHSFYDYDSKYVAGGSKHVIPAEISPNIYQKIQRLALTAHQAIGCRGVTRSDFRYDDRFSEDGELIWLEINTQPGMTPTSLVPEMAGHAGYSFGEFLRWMVEDASCLR
- a CDS encoding MFS transporter gives rise to the protein MKQAISPLSPAPSSRNSASLNSPSRVLLASLIGTTIEFFDFYVYATAAVLVFPTLFFPTSDPTTGVLQSFATFSIAFFARPIGAIVFGHFGDRIGRKVTLVAALMTMGISTVLIGFLPSYASIGVAAPLLLAICRFGQGFGLGGEWGGAVLLATENAPEGKRSWYGMFPQLGAPVGLFLSSAVFWLLLHFISQEDFITWGWRVPFIASIILIGIGLWVRLSITETPEFSEAVARKERVAVPVVEILKNHKRSLVLGTFVALATFVLFYIGTAYLLSYNVKVLKISFLDALLVQIVASVFFGIFCPIAGKLSDRFGRRTVLVATTVAIGVFSFFLQTLLTGGLTEIYIFAAVSMALMGMTYGPIGTALAAPFPVAVRYTGASITFNFAGIFGASLAPFIATWLASNYGLAYVGYYMAIAAFITLICILLSGNEEI
- the murB gene encoding UDP-N-acetylmuramate dehydrogenase; its protein translation is MKQVNGEKLLASLGDGVKNIRGRLTPDAPMDRVTWFRAGGLAELMFQPHDTDDLVTFLKLLPPEVPLMVVGVGSNILVRDGGIPGVVLRLSAKGFGSLELAGENRIKAGAICPDKHVAAMAMDNSIGGFHFYYGIPGSIGGAARMNAGANGVETCDRLVEVHAVDRSGNKHVLSNADMGYTYRHSSASADLIFTDVVFEGYTEDKAKIRADMDAVRNHRETVQPVREKTGGSTFKNPPGLSAWEVIDEAGCRGLVIGGAQMSSLHCNFMINMGQATGYDLEYLGEQVRREVFEKSGVKLEWEIKRLGTFMDGREVRPFHGVTTE
- the murC gene encoding UDP-N-acetylmuramate--L-alanine ligase, which translates into the protein MKLPKAIGLVHFIGIGGIGMSGIAEVLHNLGHKVQGSDQADSANVQRLRAKGIEVLIGHKAENLGEAEVVVVSTAIRKDNPELIAAREKLLPVVRRAEMLAELMRFRNAIAIGGTHGKTTTTSMVATLLEAGGLDPTVINGGIINAYGTNARMGEGEWMVVEADESDGTFLKLPADVAVITNIDPEHLDHYGTFDAVRAAFRQFVENVPFYGFGVLCLDHPEVQTLVGRIEDRKVITYGENPQADVRFMNVRIDGTRSLFDIEIRRRRTGKVIEIKDLVLPMPGRHNIANATAAIAVANRLGISNEDIARGLAAFGGVKRRFTLTGEWNGVKIFDDYGHHPVEIKAVLKAARESCSGRIIAVHQPHRFTRLSSLFEEFAACFNDADSIFLAPVYSAGEEPIEGVDSEALVSRIKAGGHRDARYLPSPDRLAGMVAEIAKPGDFVVLLGAGSITYWAAALPQELEGLSGKSA